In one window of Henckelia pumila isolate YLH828 chromosome 1, ASM3356847v2, whole genome shotgun sequence DNA:
- the LOC140878028 gene encoding pentatricopeptide repeat-containing protein At1g03540-like, protein MEMDLYSFGTVLRACSGLAVEKLGKEVHGQYLKRGGWRDVVVESALVDLYAKCGCVEFALRIFLDMSVKTLITWNSMISGFAQNGRGGEAVRLFDQMIKERIEPDYISFIGVIFACSHSGLVDEGRKHFISMSNYGIKAGIERYSCMIDLLGRCEEMEEAEELIMNSVFRNDSSLWASLPGACATSTDPTFAERIAEKMIELKPDFHLSYVLLANIYKAVGRWKDSHKILNAFLWILLMFPKRFMHSENFVSGVSSTFTSKCIFLLSWLT, encoded by the coding sequence ATGGAAATGGATCTTTACAGTTTCGGTACGGTTTTACGTGCCTGTTCTGGTTTGGCTGTTGAGAAGCTTGGAAAGGAGGTACATGGCCAATATTTGAAGAGGGGTGGCTGGAGAGATGTGGTGGTGGAATCGGCTTTGGTTGATCTATACGCTAAATGTGGCTGCGTGGAATTTGCTCTCAGAATTTTCTTGGACATGTCTGTTAAAACTCTGATTACCTGGAACTCGATGATCAGTGGATTTGCTCAGAATGGGAGAGGTGGGGAAGCTGTTAGACTGTTTGATCAGATGATTAAAGAAAGAATTGAACCGGACTACATAAGTTTTATCGGAGTTATATTTGCTTGCAGTCATAGCGGTTTGGTTGACGAAGGGCGTAAACATTTCATCTCAATGTCCAACTATGGGATCAAAGCTGGAATCGAACGTTATAGCTGCATGATCGATCTTTTAGGTCGTTGCGAAGAGATGGAAGAAGCTGAAGAACTGATTATGAATTCGGTATTCAGAAACGACTCGTCACTTTGGGCTTCTCTGCCTGGTGCTTGCGCTACCTCTACTGACCCAACTTTTGCAGAACGGATCGCTGAGAAAATGATTGAACTGAAACCTGATTTTCACTTAAGTTATGTACTACTAGCTAACATTTATAAGGCAGTGGGTCGATGGAAAGATTCTCACAAAATCTTGAATGCCTTTCTGTGGATTCTCTTGATGTTCCCGAAGAGATTTATGCACAGTGAGAATTTTGTTAGTGGAGTTTCTTCCACTTTTACGAGCAAGTGTATTTTTTTGCTTTCATGGTTAACATAA